Proteins encoded within one genomic window of Rhododendron vialii isolate Sample 1 chromosome 1a, ASM3025357v1:
- the LOC131308165 gene encoding glucan endo-1,3-beta-glucosidase 4-like isoform X4, producing MMPEICLGSLLLFVGMMFSNAAGAFVGINIGTDVSTMPPASEVVAILKSNQITHVRLFDTDAQMLSALAGTGIEVMVSVTNEEVLGIGLSPSTAATWVNKNVAAYLPFTNITAIAVGSEVLTSIPNAAPILVPAMNYVYKALVASNLNYQVKVSTPQSMELLSKPPFPPSTTSFNATWNSTIFQLLQFLRNTNSYYMLNAYPYYGYINSNGIFPIEYTLFQELPAVKEIVDPNTLFNYDSMFDAMVDATYNAIAAFNFSGIPIVVTESGWPWLGGPNETAAKTENAKIYNNNLIVRVLNGSGPPSQPAVPINTYICELFNEDDRSGPVSKRNMGLFFTNGTAVYPVRLSTSERISGNATVFCVAIQGANATALQNGLNYACWEGGANCSAIQPGQLCYNPDTLQNHASFAYNDYYQKMQSLGGTCDFDGTATTTSVDPSYGSCIYSGGLSAGGGSSRGGRSWPSTTSVSCSGKRIQKEMADLNMDPPSDCSAGPKGDNLYHWVATIIGPPGTPYQGGLFFLDITFPSDYPFNPPKVVFKTRIYHCNVDSTGTVSLDILKDGWSPALTISKVLLAVRSIFTTPDPCNPVIPGISRLYLADRAKHDELAAEWTLRFAR from the exons ATGATGCCTGAAATATGCCTAGGAAGCCTCCTCCTTTTCGTAGGCATGATGTTTTCCAATGCGGCAGGTGCATTCGTGGGAATTAACATAGGCACTGATGTTTCCACCATGCCTCCAGCTTCAGAAGTGGTTGCCATTCTTAAATCCAATCAGATAACTCATGTGCGCCTTTTCGACACGGATGCTCAAATGCTGAGTGCTCTCGCAGGCACTGGCATTGAAGTCATGGTCAGCGTTACGAACGAAGAAGTCCTAGGGATTGGACTATCGCCCTCAACAGCCGCGACCTGGGTAAATAAAAATGTCGCCGCTTACTTGCCTTTCACCAATATCACAGCCATTGCCGTAGGTAGCGAGGTCCTTACTTCTATCCCAAATGCCGCTCCCATTTTGGTTCCCGCCATGAATTACGTTTACAAAGCCCTAGTCGCTTCCAACCTAAATTATCAGGTCAAAGTGTCGACCCCACAGTCCATGGAATTACTTTCTAAGCCCCCCTTTCCTCCATCGACTACCAGCTTCAACGCCACATGGAACTCTACAATTTTCCAGCTCCTCCAGTTTTTGAGAAACACCAATTCTTATTACATGTTGAATGCATATCCTTATTATGGGTACATCAACAGCAACGGAATCTTTCCGATCGAGTACACCCTTTTTCAAGAGCTTCCTGCGGTCAAGGAGATTGTTGACCCAAATACACTTTTCAACTATGACAGCATGTTTGATGCTATGGTGGATGCTACGTATAATGCTATAGCAGCTTTCAATTTTTCAGGGATCCCAATTGTGGTGACCGAATCTGGGTGGCCCTGGCTCGGTGGGCCCAATGAAACTGCTGCCAAAACAGAGAATGCCAAAATCTACAACAATAACTTGATCGTCCGTGTTCTAAATGGATCAGGGCCGCCTAGTCAGCCGGCTGTTCCCATTAACACGTATATATGTGAGTTGTTCAATGAAGACGATAGATCAGGGCCCGTCTCGAAGAGAAACATGGGCCTCTTTTTTACCAATGGGACCGCTGTTTATCCTGTGAGACTGAGTACTTCCGAAAGAATATCAGGGAATGCAACGGTTTTTTGTGTTGCCATACAAGGCGCGAATGCCACTGCATTGCAAAATGGACTGAATTATGCTTGTTGGGAAGGTGGCGCCAACTGCAGTGCTATTCAACCTGGGCAGCTGTGTTATAACCCTGATACTCTTCAAAACCATGCTTCTTTTGCTTATAATGATTATTATCAAAAGATGCAGAGTCTCGGTGGAACCTGTGACTTTGATGGTACTGCCACGACAACTAGTGTTGATCCCA GTTATGGATCCTGTATTT ACTCCGGCGGCCTGTCGGCCGGGGGAGGAAGCAGCCGCGGCGGAAGATCATGGCCTTCGACGACGTCGGTTTCATGTTCAGGAAAGAGAATACAAAAGGAGATGGCCGACCTCAACATGGACCCACCTTCTGACTGCTCCGCTGGCCCCAAAGGCGACAATCTTTATCACTGGGTCGCCACCATTATTGGCCCTCCAG GAACACCATATCAAGGTGGCTTATTTTTTCTTGACATAACTTTTCCAAGTGATTATCCATTCAATCCTCCTAAG GTGGTTTTTAAAACTCGTATCTACCACTGCAATGTTGATTCCACGGGCACCGTGAGTTTGGACATCTTGAAGGATGGTTGGAGTCCGGCCCTAACAATCTCAAAGGTGCTTCTTGCGGTCAGATCTATTTTCACAACCCCTGACCCAT GTAATCCAGTTATTCCTGGCATTTCTCGCTTGTACTTGGCAGACAGAGCTAAACATGATGAATTAGCTGCAGAATGGACCCTCCGATTTGCAAGGTGA
- the LOC131308165 gene encoding glucan endo-1,3-beta-glucosidase 4-like isoform X1 has translation MMPEICLGSLLLFVGMMFSNAAGAFVGINIGTDVSTMPPASEVVAILKSNQITHVRLFDTDAQMLSALAGTGIEVMVSVTNEEVLGIGLSPSTAATWVNKNVAAYLPFTNITAIAVGSEVLTSIPNAAPILVPAMNYVYKALVASNLNYQVKVSTPQSMELLSKPPFPPSTTSFNATWNSTIFQLLQFLRNTNSYYMLNAYPYYGYINSNGIFPIEYTLFQELPAVKEIVDPNTLFNYDSMFDAMVDATYNAIAAFNFSGIPIVVTESGWPWLGGPNETAAKTENAKIYNNNLIVRVLNGSGPPSQPAVPINTYICELFNEDDRSGPVSKRNMGLFFTNGTAVYPVRLSTSERISGNATVFCVAIQGANATALQNGLNYACWEGGANCSAIQPGQLCYNPDTLQNHASFAYNDYYQKMQSLGGTCDFDGTATTTSVDPSYGSCIFTGSNSSNSSSSSIFPPTTGFGPIAQPGGDFGRASGLQIPGILAILIATILLDLYRVA, from the exons ATGATGCCTGAAATATGCCTAGGAAGCCTCCTCCTTTTCGTAGGCATGATGTTTTCCAATGCGGCAGGTGCATTCGTGGGAATTAACATAGGCACTGATGTTTCCACCATGCCTCCAGCTTCAGAAGTGGTTGCCATTCTTAAATCCAATCAGATAACTCATGTGCGCCTTTTCGACACGGATGCTCAAATGCTGAGTGCTCTCGCAGGCACTGGCATTGAAGTCATGGTCAGCGTTACGAACGAAGAAGTCCTAGGGATTGGACTATCGCCCTCAACAGCCGCGACCTGGGTAAATAAAAATGTCGCCGCTTACTTGCCTTTCACCAATATCACAGCCATTGCCGTAGGTAGCGAGGTCCTTACTTCTATCCCAAATGCCGCTCCCATTTTGGTTCCCGCCATGAATTACGTTTACAAAGCCCTAGTCGCTTCCAACCTAAATTATCAGGTCAAAGTGTCGACCCCACAGTCCATGGAATTACTTTCTAAGCCCCCCTTTCCTCCATCGACTACCAGCTTCAACGCCACATGGAACTCTACAATTTTCCAGCTCCTCCAGTTTTTGAGAAACACCAATTCTTATTACATGTTGAATGCATATCCTTATTATGGGTACATCAACAGCAACGGAATCTTTCCGATCGAGTACACCCTTTTTCAAGAGCTTCCTGCGGTCAAGGAGATTGTTGACCCAAATACACTTTTCAACTATGACAGCATGTTTGATGCTATGGTGGATGCTACGTATAATGCTATAGCAGCTTTCAATTTTTCAGGGATCCCAATTGTGGTGACCGAATCTGGGTGGCCCTGGCTCGGTGGGCCCAATGAAACTGCTGCCAAAACAGAGAATGCCAAAATCTACAACAATAACTTGATCGTCCGTGTTCTAAATGGATCAGGGCCGCCTAGTCAGCCGGCTGTTCCCATTAACACGTATATATGTGAGTTGTTCAATGAAGACGATAGATCAGGGCCCGTCTCGAAGAGAAACATGGGCCTCTTTTTTACCAATGGGACCGCTGTTTATCCTGTGAGACTGAGTACTTCCGAAAGAATATCAGGGAATGCAACGGTTTTTTGTGTTGCCATACAAGGCGCGAATGCCACTGCATTGCAAAATGGACTGAATTATGCTTGTTGGGAAGGTGGCGCCAACTGCAGTGCTATTCAACCTGGGCAGCTGTGTTATAACCCTGATACTCTTCAAAACCATGCTTCTTTTGCTTATAATGATTATTATCAAAAGATGCAGAGTCTCGGTGGAACCTGTGACTTTGATGGTACTGCCACGACAACTAGTGTTGATCCCA GTTATGGATCCTGTATTTTTACTGG TTCAAATAGTTCAAATTCAAGCTCAAGTTCGATATTCCCACCTACTACTGGCTTTGGACCAATTGCTCAACCAGGCGGAGATTTTGGAAGAGCCTCGGGGCTTCAAATTCCTGGAATTTTAGCTATATTAATTGCCACGATCTTGCTTGACTTATACCGGGTTGCATAA
- the LOC131308165 gene encoding constitutive photomorphogenesis protein 10-like isoform X3 produces MSKMNSGGLSAGGGSSRGGRSWPSTTSVSCSGKRIQKEMADLNMDPPSDCSAGPKGDNLYHWVATIIGPPGTPYQGGLFFLDITFPSDYPFNPPKVVFKTRIYHCNVDSTGTVSLDILKDGWSPALTISKVLLAVRSIFTTPDPCNPVIPGISRLYLADRAKHDELAAEWTLRFAR; encoded by the exons atGTCGAAGATGAACTCCGGCGGCCTGTCGGCCGGGGGAGGAAGCAGCCGCGGCGGAAGATCATGGCCTTCGACGACGTCGGTTTCATGTTCAGGAAAGAGAATACAAAAGGAGATGGCCGACCTCAACATGGACCCACCTTCTGACTGCTCCGCTGGCCCCAAAGGCGACAATCTTTATCACTGGGTCGCCACCATTATTGGCCCTCCAG GAACACCATATCAAGGTGGCTTATTTTTTCTTGACATAACTTTTCCAAGTGATTATCCATTCAATCCTCCTAAG GTGGTTTTTAAAACTCGTATCTACCACTGCAATGTTGATTCCACGGGCACCGTGAGTTTGGACATCTTGAAGGATGGTTGGAGTCCGGCCCTAACAATCTCAAAGGTGCTTCTTGCGGTCAGATCTATTTTCACAACCCCTGACCCAT GTAATCCAGTTATTCCTGGCATTTCTCGCTTGTACTTGGCAGACAGAGCTAAACATGATGAATTAGCTGCAGAATGGACCCTCCGATTTGCAAGGTGA